One window of the Shewanella khirikhana genome contains the following:
- a CDS encoding DUF4401 domain-containing protein, with the protein MSHPLWRHLHAAGLMGDEPDNHTQPLWLTLLTGFAGWIAALFFLAFSIALIESISRFEGSQALVIGLIYTGLARFIYSQAGKLEFLVQLGFAINMAAMIAVVWGIGEAFDIDDAPLFVTGAAVLIINAWFARYWLDAQLSLFTALTLIGAAFEEAQLLGWFLPMLLVLLGGLSGLWLPRSDTGTPHAAGQDNRPWQLAVHPFARRCQHALFTGVLLLPLLLDSRLALWDSALFIAGASRGQQALVIVDMFIFSALIGGLLYQLLGKTLKALAFTLALTLLYWYFPGLAVALGCWVLGWRLAERYYVLLSLLAVLGYFSAYYYEMSMTLLAKSLVLMLLGGVLIAMGLYCKRRADA; encoded by the coding sequence ATGAGTCATCCTTTGTGGCGGCACTTACATGCAGCCGGTTTGATGGGCGACGAGCCGGACAATCACACCCAGCCACTGTGGCTTACCTTGCTGACCGGTTTTGCCGGTTGGATTGCCGCCTTGTTTTTCCTGGCGTTTTCCATCGCACTGATTGAGTCCATCAGCCGTTTCGAAGGCTCCCAGGCGCTGGTGATAGGCCTTATCTATACCGGCCTTGCGCGCTTTATATACAGCCAGGCAGGTAAGCTTGAGTTTTTGGTGCAACTTGGCTTTGCCATCAATATGGCGGCCATGATTGCCGTGGTATGGGGCATAGGCGAGGCCTTCGATATTGATGATGCGCCGCTGTTTGTTACGGGCGCCGCCGTGCTGATCATCAACGCCTGGTTTGCCCGCTATTGGCTGGATGCGCAGCTGTCGCTGTTTACGGCGCTTACCCTTATTGGCGCAGCCTTTGAAGAGGCGCAGCTGCTGGGATGGTTTTTGCCCATGCTGCTGGTGTTGCTTGGGGGGCTGAGTGGCCTGTGGCTGCCAAGGTCTGATACGGGCACTCCGCACGCAGCCGGGCAGGATAACCGCCCGTGGCAACTGGCGGTGCATCCTTTTGCCAGACGTTGTCAGCATGCGCTTTTCACCGGCGTGCTCTTACTGCCTTTACTGCTGGATAGCCGTTTGGCGCTGTGGGACAGTGCTCTGTTTATCGCTGGCGCAAGTCGCGGCCAGCAGGCGCTGGTTATCGTCGACATGTTCATCTTTAGCGCGCTTATTGGCGGGCTGCTTTATCAGCTTTTGGGCAAAACACTGAAGGCACTCGCCTTTACCCTGGCGTTGACGCTGCTTTATTGGTATTTCCCTGGGCTTGCAGTCGCGCTTGGGTGCTGGGTGCTGGGCTGGCGTTTGGCTGAGCGCTACTATGTGCTCTTGTCGCTGCTGGCGGTGCTTGGCTATTTCAGCGCCTATTACTATGAGATGTCGATGACACTGCTCGCCAAATCGCTGGTGTTGATGCTGCTGGGGGGCGTACTTATCGCCATGGGGCTTTACTGCAAGCGGAGGGCAGACGCATGA
- a CDS encoding GDYXXLXY domain-containing protein: protein MNISRSFWITLAGTLLLLLLVNSDIFQKEQQLAEGTVVRVALAPVDPRSLMQGDYMALRYALETPIREALTDDERGQELDGFAWIRLDKNQLAHFVAIDRGEAAPEGALRVQFRQRNHAIKLASNAWFFQEGQAERFDKAEFGEFRLGQNGSLLLAALLDENYRRL from the coding sequence ATGAACATATCCCGCAGTTTTTGGATAACCCTGGCTGGCACCTTGCTGCTGCTTCTGCTGGTAAATAGCGATATTTTTCAAAAGGAGCAACAGCTTGCCGAAGGCACTGTGGTGCGGGTGGCCTTGGCGCCTGTGGATCCCCGCTCGCTGATGCAGGGGGACTATATGGCGCTGAGATACGCCCTTGAGACGCCCATCCGGGAGGCACTGACTGACGATGAGCGTGGTCAGGAACTCGATGGCTTTGCCTGGATCAGGCTTGATAAAAATCAACTGGCGCATTTTGTTGCCATCGACCGAGGTGAAGCCGCGCCCGAGGGAGCGCTTCGGGTGCAGTTTCGTCAGCGCAACCATGCCATAAAGCTTGCCAGCAACGCCTGGTTTTTTCAGGAAGGGCAAGCCGAACGCTTCGACAAGGCGGAATTTGGTGAATTTCGCCTGGGCCAGAATGGCAGTCTGCTGCTGGCAGCGCTTTTGGACGAAAATTATCGGAGGCTGTAA
- a CDS encoding ExeM/NucH family extracellular endonuclease: MKTKASLVALALGSVSAGAFAADTLVMSEYVEGSSNNKAIEIYNPTNATVDLSEYSLKFYFNGNSSAGSQIALTGSLAAGATHVVADNDASVDILSRTQQQSNVSFFNGDDAIVLEHLGSVIDSLGQIGVDPGSEWGTGDLSTANNTLRRDPNNLVADTDPFDAVTLATWQGFAQDDFSDLGNFSAGPVEPPSEGLVCGDAATAIHALQGSGDASPLVGQIVEVEAIVVSNQEAGLKGLFLQMSDAEVDNDPATSEGVFLYTGSAPTGYMAGDRIRVKAKIVEYQGLTELSNMTDKALCATQQPLPGAAQLSLPVNDVAELEAFEGMLVNFSQNLVVNEVYNLGRYGEIMLGGSRHFIGTQVATPGADALAVIAANKRDSILLDDGKTSQNPDPVIYPAPGLSASNTVRVGDTVTNLSAVLHYGFGVYRLMPVDTVNFVATNPRTEAPALDAGNLKVASFNVLNYFNGDGLGGGFPTARGANTAEEFERQRAKIISAMAAIDADVLGLMEIENDGYGAESAIADLVNGLNGATEAGRYSFVNPGVAAIGTDAISVGIIYRADRVSPEGAAKILDSSNSALDDSGAVLFNDGKNRPMLTQAFRHLDTDETLVLAVNHLKSKGSDCVAENDPDLGDGQGNCNLTRTRAAKAVGLFLAAEYPESKVLVIGDLNSYAKEDPLTALSDAGLTELFAHLGKEGAYSYVFSGESGQLDHALASNELLDQVVDVTEWHINTDEPRILDYNVEFKSAGQIESLYSNDGYRSSDHDPVVISLQLERANELPVADFGFDIRGRKVKFAASASDADGQVQSLAWDFGDGTQGSGDAVTHKYKAPGNYQVTLTVTDDMGGSTVVSKLVSVQTSPDNAAPVAVIEHYDLVFVDLFISASYDTDGRIRKQRWEFSDGVKFASKWVLRRPGRADSVTLTVTDNEGATDSTSLSF; encoded by the coding sequence ATGAAAACCAAAGCGTCCCTTGTCGCTTTGGCGCTGGGCAGTGTGTCTGCCGGCGCCTTTGCTGCCGATACTCTCGTCATGTCTGAATATGTCGAGGGCTCCAGTAACAACAAAGCCATTGAAATCTACAATCCTACCAACGCCACTGTTGACTTGAGCGAATACAGCCTCAAGTTCTACTTCAATGGCAACAGCAGTGCGGGCAGCCAAATTGCCCTGACCGGTTCGCTGGCCGCCGGTGCCACCCATGTGGTGGCCGACAATGACGCCAGCGTCGATATCCTGAGCCGTACCCAGCAGCAAAGCAATGTGAGCTTCTTCAATGGCGACGATGCCATTGTGCTTGAGCATTTGGGCTCTGTGATTGACAGCCTGGGCCAGATTGGCGTTGACCCCGGCAGCGAGTGGGGCACGGGCGATCTGTCCACCGCCAACAACACCCTGCGCCGCGACCCAAATAATCTGGTTGCCGATACCGACCCTTTTGATGCCGTGACCCTGGCCACCTGGCAGGGCTTTGCCCAGGATGACTTCAGCGACCTGGGTAACTTCTCTGCAGGTCCGGTAGAGCCGCCATCGGAAGGTTTGGTGTGTGGCGATGCGGCCACCGCCATCCATGCGCTGCAGGGCAGCGGCGATGCCAGCCCGCTGGTTGGCCAGATTGTGGAAGTTGAAGCCATAGTCGTCAGCAATCAGGAAGCCGGACTCAAGGGGCTGTTCCTGCAGATGAGCGATGCTGAGGTTGATAACGACCCTGCCACCTCTGAAGGTGTGTTCCTCTACACCGGCAGTGCGCCAACCGGTTATATGGCCGGTGACCGTATCCGCGTGAAGGCTAAAATCGTTGAATATCAGGGCCTGACTGAACTGTCTAACATGACCGACAAGGCGCTTTGCGCGACTCAGCAGCCACTGCCTGGCGCCGCGCAGCTCAGCCTGCCGGTGAATGATGTGGCAGAGCTTGAAGCCTTTGAAGGCATGTTGGTGAACTTCAGCCAGAATCTGGTGGTGAACGAGGTATACAACCTTGGCCGCTATGGTGAGATCATGCTGGGCGGCAGCCGCCACTTTATCGGCACCCAAGTGGCCACGCCGGGCGCCGATGCGCTGGCGGTGATTGCTGCCAACAAGCGCGACAGCATCCTGCTGGATGATGGCAAAACCAGCCAGAACCCAGACCCTGTTATCTATCCGGCGCCGGGTCTTTCTGCCAGCAACACAGTGCGGGTAGGGGACACAGTGACCAACTTGAGCGCCGTGCTGCACTATGGCTTCGGCGTGTATCGCCTGATGCCGGTGGATACCGTTAACTTTGTGGCCACCAACCCACGTACCGAGGCGCCAGCGCTGGATGCGGGCAACCTCAAGGTCGCCAGCTTCAACGTGCTTAACTACTTCAATGGCGATGGTCTGGGCGGCGGCTTCCCCACTGCCCGTGGTGCCAACACCGCTGAAGAGTTTGAGCGTCAGCGCGCCAAAATCATCAGCGCCATGGCGGCCATCGATGCCGATGTGCTGGGTCTGATGGAAATCGAAAACGACGGCTATGGCGCTGAGTCCGCCATTGCCGATTTGGTGAATGGCCTCAATGGCGCCACCGAAGCCGGTCGCTACAGCTTCGTAAACCCCGGCGTAGCCGCCATAGGCACTGACGCCATCAGCGTGGGCATTATCTACCGCGCCGACCGCGTCAGCCCCGAAGGCGCTGCCAAAATCCTCGACAGCAGTAACTCTGCCCTGGACGACTCAGGCGCAGTGCTCTTTAACGACGGTAAAAACCGCCCCATGCTGACCCAGGCGTTCCGCCATCTCGATACCGACGAAACCCTGGTACTGGCGGTAAATCACCTTAAGTCCAAGGGCAGTGACTGCGTGGCCGAAAATGACCCGGATCTGGGCGATGGTCAGGGCAACTGTAACCTGACCCGTACCCGCGCTGCCAAGGCTGTTGGCCTGTTCCTGGCTGCCGAGTATCCCGAGTCCAAGGTGCTGGTGATTGGTGATTTGAACTCCTACGCCAAGGAAGATCCGCTGACCGCCCTGAGCGATGCCGGTTTGACTGAACTCTTCGCCCACCTGGGTAAAGAAGGTGCTTACTCTTACGTGTTCTCCGGCGAGTCAGGTCAGCTCGACCATGCACTGGCAAGCAATGAACTGCTGGATCAGGTGGTGGATGTGACCGAGTGGCATATCAACACCGACGAGCCGCGTATTCTCGACTATAACGTTGAGTTCAAGAGTGCCGGGCAGATTGAGTCGCTCTACAGCAACGATGGCTACCGTTCATCGGATCACGATCCTGTGGTGATTTCACTGCAGCTGGAGCGTGCCAATGAGCTGCCGGTTGCCGACTTCGGCTTTGACATCCGTGGCCGCAAGGTGAAGTTTGCAGCCAGTGCCAGCGATGCTGACGGTCAGGTGCAATCCCTTGCCTGGGACTTTGGCGATGGCACTCAGGGCAGCGGTGATGCTGTGACCCACAAGTACAAGGCCCCAGGTAACTATCAGGTGACTTTGACTGTGACCGACGACATGGGTGGCAGCACTGTGGTCAGCAAGCTGGTTTCCGTTCAAACCAGCCCTGATAACGCGGCGCCTGTCGCTGTGATTGAGCACTATGACCTGGTGTTTGTGGACCTGTTCATATCTGCCAGCTACGACACCGATGGCCGCATTCGTAAGCAGCGCTGGGAGTTCAGCGACGGCGTGAAGTTTGCCTCCAAGTGGGTGCTGCGCCGCCCCGGCCGTGCCGACAGCGTAACTCTTACCGTGACCGACAACGAAGGCGCCACTGACAGTACAAGTCTGAGTTTCTAA
- a CDS encoding YdbL family protein: MKRFMLLAAATLLSFNLFAMDLQQAKSQGLLGEQQNGYLGLVKDNAEARAVMDEVNAKRRAHYEKIAAKNKIATSDVAKLAAEKAIKAADKGHFIQDPSGKWVKK; this comes from the coding sequence ATGAAACGATTCATGTTGCTGGCTGCCGCCACCCTGCTGTCTTTCAACCTGTTCGCCATGGACCTGCAACAGGCAAAATCCCAGGGATTGTTGGGAGAACAGCAAAACGGCTACCTCGGACTGGTGAAAGACAACGCCGAGGCCCGCGCGGTAATGGATGAAGTCAACGCCAAACGCCGGGCCCATTACGAAAAAATTGCCGCCAAAAATAAAATTGCCACCTCAGATGTGGCCAAACTCGCCGCCGAAAAGGCCATTAAGGCCGCCGACAAGGGCCACTTTATTCAGGACCCATCTGGCAAGTGGGTTAAAAAGTAA
- a CDS encoding YnbE family lipoprotein, with amino-acid sequence MMALLITACSPTVKIEPPDKPIVINLNVKIEHEIRIKVDKELDALLADDQLF; translated from the coding sequence ATGATGGCGCTACTGATAACAGCCTGCTCGCCCACGGTCAAAATTGAACCGCCGGACAAGCCGATTGTTATTAATCTGAACGTGAAAATAGAACACGAAATCCGCATCAAGGTGGACAAGGAGCTTGATGCCCTGCTCGCCGACGACCAGCTGTTCTAA
- a CDS encoding YdbH domain-containing protein, translating to MAKRAVRLIGILLFSLMLLIAGTATVLWYQGKDWLTSFARSELAKSGVTLNSLAWRLEPHGITIENLNLDIEDSRLQLSGLRVTFDKPLTALAMDAARGYWQNNLSLPLPQSIGLEQSYVFLGSRSLMAAGTHQADDRAALALDLDQLPHIALGPIDIDTQQGKLLRLDYLSLSEDRRLFSRIANPDGDKILDLNATLGEETWQTALVLSLPAGHNLLKRLADTALPITPDNPLFGFLQQLRLLESNLGPVIQGDLTLQNSLTLKTAALASELHLKDASLSLGALDSLSIDLSDIELKANVDVDGASMRLSPLALTSQLSQAQRRALLDYLQVNFALAPESIATLQRIDVALFAPSAHDSGALDLELGLPRGLAMASGQPISTEMTLQAHSGPWQLGLSASPVIETRRERVPETAPLQGAQQHWLQRISSPVDLSLSHSGELDVSHLLSALGVNLGAAAEPSLNTPQVSLSQPQISLSQARLVLSAELGSKEAESDKGVMAKTATASQFVSGKQAETSHSIQVALNTLELNLAGASVQQQAANTDTQLMIGSSKLRLANADAASFNLGFAADTNGSDANGSDANGSDASSAADLAHKLEIAANKAGLDVSIEDISLSQKAIIGSSGIASSGISTPATASIAKPDAVKSEPAENKQASDYKLNKLDIASLSFSTKVQKPFTFALPRSVEADGKAHTAAGGKVADKPAAPVQTPLLTSLLAARPELDSTLTLSRIKAQSQAPRSAGSKRLKTNRFNVDWLQLKQQLTGTPGLLQSQEQWQLGQYQPIRLVSEHRLGIKADSIQTVKANWQGDNSLANWREALAGSLSLSSDVPLSGDTRVTAGIALDLIKQTTDIQLNTHFSELEGSVGAYPFRGGNVSASCALHQDKRQDNDFRLGCDKLSWSLAHFQPGIILSDVSGQGTLALQSADDGTLSEFDIDLTSRGKLLEGEFLLPLFKLNLKQPSHAYLVLTGLSLEELLALQPVEGIKADGLFDGVLPVDMRGGKVSVSGGRLAARAPGGLIEVSNNPAVDELVASQPHLALVFDALKHLEYSSLAGSFDMSDNGDALINVEVKGKSEGIERPIHLNYSHEENLLQLIRSLTIGDKLQSHIEQSVN from the coding sequence TTGGCAAAACGCGCTGTTCGCCTGATTGGGATTTTACTATTCAGTCTGATGCTGCTTATTGCCGGCACCGCCACTGTGCTCTGGTATCAGGGCAAGGACTGGCTCACATCCTTCGCCCGCAGCGAGCTCGCCAAATCCGGTGTAACCCTCAATAGCCTCGCCTGGCGATTGGAACCCCACGGCATCACCATCGAAAACCTCAATCTGGACATTGAAGACAGCCGCCTGCAACTTTCTGGCTTGAGGGTCACTTTTGATAAGCCGCTGACCGCCCTCGCCATGGATGCCGCGCGTGGTTATTGGCAAAATAACCTCTCACTGCCGTTACCCCAAAGCATTGGCCTTGAGCAAAGCTATGTGTTCCTTGGCAGTCGCTCACTGATGGCCGCAGGTACCCATCAGGCCGATGACAGGGCCGCACTGGCGCTGGATTTGGACCAGTTGCCGCACATCGCCCTGGGGCCCATCGACATAGACACCCAGCAGGGCAAGCTTCTGCGGCTCGACTATTTATCCCTTAGTGAAGACAGACGCCTTTTTAGCCGCATAGCCAACCCGGATGGCGATAAGATACTGGATTTAAACGCAACCCTGGGTGAAGAGACCTGGCAGACTGCGCTGGTTCTGTCGCTGCCGGCGGGGCATAATTTGCTTAAACGGCTGGCCGACACCGCCCTGCCCATCACCCCGGACAATCCGCTATTCGGCTTTTTGCAGCAGCTGCGACTACTCGAGTCCAATCTCGGCCCTGTCATTCAGGGCGACCTAACTCTTCAAAACAGTCTCACCCTGAAAACCGCCGCCCTGGCGAGCGAGCTTCACCTCAAAGATGCGAGCCTCAGCTTGGGCGCACTGGACTCACTCAGTATCGACTTAAGCGATATTGAGCTTAAGGCCAACGTGGATGTGGATGGCGCCAGTATGCGCCTGAGCCCTCTGGCGCTGACCAGCCAGCTGAGCCAAGCCCAACGGCGGGCACTGCTTGATTACCTGCAAGTAAATTTCGCGCTGGCACCAGAGTCCATAGCCACGCTGCAACGCATAGATGTGGCGCTCTTTGCCCCAAGCGCGCACGACTCAGGCGCCCTCGACCTTGAACTTGGTTTGCCCAGGGGCCTTGCCATGGCGAGCGGCCAGCCGATATCCACCGAGATGACACTGCAGGCACACTCAGGCCCCTGGCAGCTTGGGCTTAGCGCCAGCCCTGTCATCGAAACACGAAGAGAAAGAGTGCCTGAAACGGCGCCTCTGCAAGGAGCTCAGCAGCATTGGCTGCAGCGGATCAGCAGCCCTGTTGACCTTAGCCTCAGCCACAGCGGCGAGCTTGATGTAAGCCATTTACTCAGCGCTCTGGGCGTAAACCTTGGCGCCGCCGCTGAGCCCAGCCTCAACACACCGCAAGTCAGCCTGAGTCAGCCCCAAATCAGCCTGAGCCAAGCAAGGCTAGTGCTGTCAGCCGAACTCGGCAGCAAGGAAGCCGAAAGCGATAAAGGCGTGATGGCAAAAACCGCGACGGCCAGCCAATTCGTTTCGGGCAAACAGGCTGAAACGTCCCATTCCATCCAGGTTGCACTGAATACTCTTGAGCTTAATCTTGCGGGCGCCAGTGTGCAACAACAGGCTGCCAATACCGACACCCAATTAATGATTGGCAGCAGCAAACTTAGGCTGGCAAACGCCGATGCGGCCAGTTTCAACTTAGGTTTTGCTGCGGATACGAACGGTTCGGATGCGAACGGTTCTGATGCGAACGGTTCGGATGCGAGTAGTGCTGCCGACCTAGCACATAAACTTGAGATTGCCGCCAACAAGGCCGGGCTGGATGTCAGTATTGAGGATATTTCCCTGAGCCAGAAAGCTATTATTGGCTCTTCCGGAATAGCCTCTTCCGGCATTAGCACCCCTGCCACAGCCTCAATCGCCAAACCTGATGCGGTGAAAAGTGAGCCTGCTGAAAATAAGCAGGCTTCAGACTATAAGCTCAACAAACTGGATATCGCTTCGCTAAGCTTTAGCACCAAGGTACAAAAGCCATTTACGTTTGCACTGCCACGTAGCGTCGAAGCGGACGGCAAAGCACACACCGCCGCCGGGGGCAAAGTAGCAGATAAGCCCGCAGCCCCAGTACAAACACCGCTGCTGACCAGTCTGCTGGCCGCGAGGCCCGAGCTTGATTCGACACTGACATTAAGTCGCATCAAAGCCCAGAGTCAGGCGCCCCGTAGCGCTGGCAGTAAACGCCTTAAAACCAATCGCTTCAATGTGGATTGGTTGCAGCTTAAGCAGCAGCTCACAGGTACACCGGGTTTGCTGCAAAGCCAGGAGCAGTGGCAATTGGGCCAGTATCAACCGATAAGGCTTGTAAGTGAACACCGCCTTGGCATAAAAGCCGACAGTATTCAAACCGTTAAGGCAAACTGGCAGGGGGATAACAGCCTTGCCAATTGGCGCGAGGCGCTGGCGGGCAGCCTCAGTCTTTCAAGCGATGTTCCGCTCTCAGGCGATACCCGCGTTACCGCCGGGATTGCGCTGGATTTGATTAAGCAAACCACAGATATTCAACTGAACACTCACTTCAGCGAACTTGAAGGCAGCGTGGGCGCCTATCCATTTCGCGGCGGAAATGTCAGCGCAAGCTGCGCCCTGCATCAGGATAAACGCCAGGACAACGATTTTCGCCTCGGCTGCGACAAGCTGAGCTGGTCGCTGGCCCACTTCCAGCCAGGCATCATTCTCAGTGACGTCAGCGGTCAGGGTACGCTGGCCCTGCAAAGCGCCGACGACGGCACCCTGTCGGAATTCGATATTGACCTCACCAGCCGCGGCAAATTGCTGGAAGGGGAGTTTTTACTGCCACTGTTCAAACTCAACCTCAAGCAGCCATCCCACGCCTATCTGGTGCTGACCGGGCTTAGCCTCGAAGAGCTGCTGGCACTGCAGCCGGTGGAAGGCATTAAAGCAGATGGCCTGTTTGATGGGGTGTTGCCGGTGGATATGCGTGGCGGAAAGGTCAGTGTCAGCGGCGGTCGCCTCGCCGCCCGTGCCCCAGGCGGCCTGATTGAAGTCTCCAATAACCCGGCCGTAGATGAACTGGTTGCCTCCCAGCCCCATCTGGCGCTGGTGTTTGATGCGCTCAAGCATCTTGAATATTCAAGCCTTGCCGGCAGCTTCGATATGAGCGATAACGGCGATGCCCTTATCAATGTTGAAGTGAAAGGAAAGAGTGAAGGCATTGAACGCCCCATTCACTTGAATTACTCTCACGAAGAGAACTTACTGCAACTTATCCGCAGCCTTACCATAGGCGATAAGCTGCAAAGTCATATTGAACAGAGTGTTAACTGA
- a CDS encoding aspartate aminotransferase family protein, whose translation MSFERSYFIERNPKSRSLAERAQKSLYGGVPMHWMADWSTPYPLFVDSASGARFRDVDGHEYVDFCLGDTGSMFGHSPAPVASALARQSTRGLTTMLPGEDAIVCAEILSERFGLPYWQVTATATDANRYVVRWARAITQKPVLLVFDGCYHGTVDDVMVRSEGDRTVHRPGLVGQVYDLSLYSRAIPFNDTEALEAALKQGDVCALMCEPAMTNIGMVLPDEGFMQRCRELTRQYGALLVIDETHTISTNLGGCTQLWQLEPDFFVMGKPVAGGVPCGVFGCSEAMSQTMREAKARINEESTGHGHSGMGTTLSANALAMHCMRANLEEVMTQAAYNHMLPLAKRLAAGFRELIARHQLPWSVTELGARCEFQFCQTPPRTGAEAEAAFHEELQMALHLYLINRGILITPFHNMTLCCPHTSAADVDKLIATLDEAITTLLAIPGARE comes from the coding sequence ATGAGTTTTGAGAGAAGTTACTTTATCGAGCGTAACCCCAAGTCCCGCAGCCTGGCCGAACGGGCGCAAAAATCACTCTATGGCGGCGTGCCCATGCACTGGATGGCCGATTGGTCCACGCCCTATCCGCTGTTTGTCGACAGCGCCAGTGGCGCCCGTTTTCGCGACGTAGATGGCCACGAATATGTGGATTTTTGCCTCGGTGATACCGGCAGCATGTTCGGCCACTCCCCGGCGCCGGTTGCCTCGGCGCTGGCGCGCCAGTCCACCAGAGGGCTGACCACCATGTTGCCGGGGGAAGATGCCATTGTCTGCGCAGAGATCTTAAGCGAGCGATTTGGCCTGCCCTACTGGCAGGTGACCGCCACTGCGACCGACGCCAATCGTTATGTTGTGCGCTGGGCGCGGGCCATCACCCAAAAGCCTGTATTGCTGGTGTTTGATGGCTGCTATCACGGCACCGTGGATGATGTGATGGTGCGAAGCGAGGGCGACCGCACCGTACATAGACCCGGGCTTGTGGGCCAGGTGTACGATTTAAGCCTGTACAGCCGCGCCATTCCCTTCAATGACACAGAGGCGCTCGAAGCCGCTCTCAAACAGGGAGATGTGTGTGCATTGATGTGCGAGCCCGCCATGACCAATATCGGCATGGTGCTGCCAGACGAGGGCTTTATGCAGCGCTGCCGCGAGCTTACCCGTCAGTACGGCGCCCTGCTGGTGATTGATGAAACCCATACCATTTCCACCAATCTTGGTGGATGTACCCAGCTGTGGCAGCTTGAGCCGGACTTTTTTGTGATGGGCAAACCCGTGGCAGGCGGCGTGCCCTGCGGCGTATTCGGTTGCAGTGAAGCCATGAGTCAGACAATGCGGGAGGCCAAGGCACGCATTAACGAAGAGTCCACAGGCCACGGCCACAGCGGCATGGGCACTACCTTGTCGGCCAACGCGCTCGCCATGCACTGTATGCGCGCCAACCTTGAAGAAGTCATGACCCAGGCGGCCTACAATCATATGTTGCCACTGGCAAAGCGCCTGGCTGCAGGCTTTCGCGAGCTTATCGCCAGGCATCAACTGCCTTGGTCAGTCACCGAACTTGGGGCACGCTGCGAATTTCAGTTTTGCCAGACCCCACCCCGCACCGGCGCCGAGGCCGAAGCGGCCTTCCATGAAGAGTTGCAAATGGCACTGCATCTGTACCTGATTAACCGCGGCATTCTCATCACGCCGTTTCACAACATGACCCTGTGCTGCCCCCATACCAGCGCAGCCGACGTGGATAAATTGATTGCCACCCTCGATGAGGCCATCACCACCCTGCTCGCCATTCCAGGCGCAAGGGAGTAA
- a CDS encoding DUF3083 family protein, with protein MSFNHQQKVYLPTDARTNQYITAEIKLTDALLSQYPDYLSCYQALAKQFFELADKHDLRNVHVIANDKLPVVRFHTEAYCLETDQQVIFFYNPRYHEAQNLFARADYRTRKIRFLFLAVGDELRANSATFHTQVQGLLAEFAPTLALEQPIKVRDHQHLTYDLFARAKGNKKTYGFKLRGIAQRYKARKCELPEDVSSLSYVTVTLPLGRRLKQRLGGDNNANYGAMYQKLQDSFHKAVNEHGFKRSAMVANGLLPLVRNSKFDRLSTDKGVQMLGFDPNAAEPQFLAHWQADNLVETAFFVVAAGKEDHEDAGFGRFMNEVEDALRQFARDIEIDGERQDLVVRFHQHISYKR; from the coding sequence ATGTCTTTCAACCATCAGCAAAAGGTCTATCTGCCCACGGACGCCCGTACCAACCAGTACATTACGGCAGAAATCAAACTCACGGACGCCCTGCTGAGCCAATACCCCGATTACCTGAGCTGCTATCAGGCGCTGGCCAAACAGTTCTTTGAACTGGCCGACAAGCACGATCTGCGCAATGTTCATGTAATCGCCAATGACAAACTCCCCGTTGTCCGCTTCCACACCGAAGCCTACTGCCTGGAGACCGATCAGCAGGTCATCTTCTTCTACAACCCACGCTACCACGAAGCCCAGAATCTGTTCGCCCGTGCCGACTACCGCACCCGTAAAATCCGCTTCCTGTTCCTGGCCGTGGGAGACGAGCTGCGAGCCAACTCCGCCACCTTCCACACCCAGGTTCAGGGTCTGCTGGCTGAATTTGCGCCGACACTGGCACTGGAGCAGCCCATCAAGGTGCGTGACCACCAGCACCTGACCTACGATCTGTTCGCCCGCGCCAAGGGCAACAAAAAGACCTACGGCTTTAAGCTGCGCGGCATTGCCCAGCGCTACAAGGCCCGTAAGTGTGAGCTGCCAGAAGATGTCAGTTCCCTAAGCTACGTGACTGTGACCCTGCCCCTTGGCCGTCGCCTCAAGCAGCGTCTTGGCGGTGACAACAACGCCAACTACGGCGCCATGTACCAAAAACTGCAGGACAGCTTCCACAAGGCCGTGAACGAGCATGGTTTCAAGCGCTCAGCCATGGTGGCCAACGGCTTGCTGCCACTGGTGCGCAACTCCAAGTTTGACCGCCTGAGCACCGATAAAGGCGTGCAAATGCTGGGCTTTGACCCCAATGCCGCCGAGCCGCAATTCCTGGCCCACTGGCAAGCCGACAACTTGGTAGAAACCGCCTTTTTCGTGGTTGCCGCCGGTAAGGAAGATCATGAAGACGCCGGTTTTGGCCGCTTTATGAATGAAGTGGAAGATGCGCTGCGCCAGTTCGCCCGCGATATTGAAATCGATGGCGAGCGTCAGGATCTGGTGGTGCGTTTCCATCAGCACATCAGCTACAAGCGCTGA